In a genomic window of Phragmites australis chromosome 14, lpPhrAust1.1, whole genome shotgun sequence:
- the LOC133890981 gene encoding uncharacterized protein LOC133890981, with amino-acid sequence MSGNDDKSQAAEKIKAAALSAAKGLSRAQAERAAAAAARNVNAYGQKEEGPSRWQERKEAKRQMYLMSTEKAAKLGTVKLKTSETSSLGAYTQCQKCFQHGHWTYECKNERVYVSRPSRTQQLKNPKLKKNVSVSSHFENPDLVKEREEERKLVKEKLKKEKSERKKGKSKRKHRSRSDSDRDSSDASVFDSDSESSVTGSEDSSGSSSSYSSSDSEDRKRRYRRKQKKRRHRRDSTSSASSESESESVSDSDSDDKGSRRKSKRRGGRR; translated from the coding sequence ATGTCTGGAAATGATGATAAGTCTCAGGCTGCTGAAAAAATAAAGGCAGCCGCATTATCAGCTGCCAAGGGACTGAGCAGAGCTCAAGCTGAAcgtgctgctgccgccgctgcccgCAATGTCAATGCTTATGGGCAGAAGGAAGAGGGACCAAGCCGCTGGCAGGAGAGGAAGGAAGCTAAGAGACAGATGTATCTGATGAGTACAGAGAAGGCTGCAAAACTGGGTACTGTGAAACTGAAAACTTCAGAAACTTCTTCTCTTGGTGCATATACCCAATGTCAGAAGTGTTTCCAGCATGGGCACTGGACATACGAGTGCAAAAATGAGCGGGTGTACGTTTCGCGCCCCTCAAGAACGCAGCAGCTTAAGAATCCCAAGCTGAAGAAAAATGTGTCGGTTTCTTCTCATTTTGAGAACCCTGATCTTGTAaaggaaagggaggaggagaggaagttGGTGAAAGAGAAGTTGAAGAAGGAAAAGTCTGAAAGGAAAAAGGGAAAGAGCAAGAGAAAACACCGTTCGCGGAGTGATTCAGATCGAGACAGTAGCGATGCTTCAGTCTTTGACTCCGACTCTGAATCATCTGTGACGGGCTCTGAAGATTCTTCCGGAAGCAGCTCGAGTTACAGTTCCTCGGACTCTGAGGACAGGAAGCGGCGATACAGAAGGAAGCAGAAGAAGAGAAGGCACAGGAGGGACAGCACATCATCGGCGTCATCCGAATCTGAATCTGAATCTGTGTCGGACAGTGATTCCGATGACAAGGGAAGCCGGAGGAAGAGCAAAAGACGGGGTGGCAGGCGCTGA